TTGGGGGTAGCCTGTGACAATCATAGATACCGTTTAAAATCAGACACCTCTATTTCATAACATCCGATGCAATCCACTATATGTCTAGTAATTGTAAAACAGAAAGAAAGCTGAATTAGAACAAAGGAAAAGTACCTGAGAAAATAGGGGAAGGATGGTAATGCCAGCATGGCCACCAATAACAGGAACATTAACCTCTGTAACAGTATTACAATAGTCAGGCAATAACGTTCGACATTTCTCCAATGTGCACAAAAGTAATTAGCAAACTTCTTTTCATCACTGTAGTGCAAATTACAGAGAGCATGGAATTATACCGGCTACTGGAACATTTGCTTTCCCAGCGTAGAAGGTCTTAGCTCTGACAACATCAAGAGTTGTAACACCAAACAACTTCTTCTCATCATACGTATTAGCTTTCTTGAAAACCTCAGCAGCAATTGGGACAGTTGAGTTAACGGGGTTACTGATCATGTTAACAAGTGCCTGCAAAACCGTATTTTGGTTACAAAATGAACCCAGACAACAACTTattcttttctaaaaaatggATCTCGGAACGAGGGATGTGGATTACAGACGTTGGGGCAGTACTTCGCAATGGCGGTGCAAAGTGATTTAACAATGCCAGCATTAATGTTGAAGAGATCATCACGGGTCATGCCCGGCTTTCTTGGAACACCAGCAGGAATGATGACAACATCAGATCCCTCCAAAGCTTTTCCGAGTTGCTCCTCACCCACGTAGCCAGTAACCTACAAGTTGCAAAAGGAATAAGAATAAGCATGCAATGAACCCTAATTTATATAGAaaacgcaaaaaaaaaaaaaaaaaaaaatgaaatgaacaAATTAGCTCAAAATTGATTGAACACCAAACAGATAGAACAAAAGATAACTCCAGAAACATGTAGATACGCGAGTTTCAAGAATCACAAGACAAATAGacttaaatttgttatttggAGCAGAAAACAAGACATGCACATCCAAAGACAAAATAGCATAAAAATTGATATCAACCAGATCGATTCCATTTCTAACAGTAGCACCGATGGATGAAAACTCGTAGCCgtgaaaaaaaagtgaaaaagttACAAGATTTACCTCGGATCTAGTGTTAACATGACCGACATCGGCAGCAACACCAGGGGTACCGGCAATATCGTAGAGAGCAAGCTTAGAGACAAGTGGGTTAAGCTTCATCAGAAGCGCCAATGGCTGCCCAATCCCACCGGCAGCACCGAGAACGGCGACTTTCCTTTCCGGGACGGATTCAGTGGCAAAGGTACGGGTCAACAGACGGTTAGAGGATGAGGATCTGGAAACGGCGGAACGAACGGATCTGAGAATAGAGGCCTTCATTGTTGAACGTTAGAAAGAAGAGCGACGAAGGCGATGAAGAAAGGGTTTTTGTGGAAATGAAgggatcttcttcttcttcttcagatCGTAGCTTTGTGGTTTTGATTTTATTCTCAACCCCAAGGGGTCTAatggtaattttaattttcttttccttttcggtttcattttgttttgtgatttatttatttattttgattatgTTTTGAAGCTGAAAAAACCAAATCTCTCCTCCAAAGTTCAAATCCACATATctcaattaataataaaatgaagttAGAGATTGAatagcttttttgtttttttatgttTGTAGTTAAAAGGTGAatgatatatatacataatacACATATCTTTTCCAACTTCAATTTCCCACCTCAATTGGCAATTGTTGTACCAAATGAATATTGTGCATTGTCCAATTACATATTTATTTCCTCCAAACAAAACAGGCGGACACATTGGAGTTATCATCCTTAAGAAAAACAATTACAATGTCTTTTGCATTCTTTACTCAACCAAAATTATATATGGTGAAATATTCAAAGTTCTTCTCTAATTCACAATAATTAGTAATTGCTAATTGCATCGCTAATTTCAAACATTAACACAATTTACGGTCTCTTTTACAACAAATTTCCACTTCTAAGTCAATAACTTATACTTTAAACCTTTAATTTTATCAAGTTTAGAGTTAtgtttttacattttatttaatatatctATTCGAAAAAAATcgtaaattaaaagaaaataaagttaAAGAACTTAATCTCataaatagaacaaaaaaactacaaaatttACGGCtctaacaaaatcaaaaagctcTCAAAACCggctatttttcaaaaattctaTGCTTGACCTTGTCGTTTTTTAATTTCGCGTTCTTcactttctctttcttcctcttaTTCTATTgttattcttttatattttttttaaaatcatggTCATGGTTCTAC
This region of Cucumis melo cultivar AY chromosome 7, USDA_Cmelo_AY_1.0, whole genome shotgun sequence genomic DNA includes:
- the LOC103492923 gene encoding malate dehydrogenase, mitochondrial, whose protein sequence is MKASILRSVRSAVSRSSSSNRLLTRTFATESVPERKVAVLGAAGGIGQPLALLMKLNPLVSKLALYDIAGTPGVAADVGHVNTRSEVTGYVGEEQLGKALEGSDVVIIPAGVPRKPGMTRDDLFNINAGIVKSLCTAIAKYCPNALVNMISNPVNSTVPIAAEVFKKANTYDEKKLFGVTTLDVVRAKTFYAGKANVPVAEVNVPVIGGHAGITILPLFSQATPKANLTDDTIVALTKRTQDGGTEVVEAKAGKGSATLSMAYAGALFADACLKGLNGVPDVVECSFVQSTVTELPFFASKVKLGKNGVESVLDLGPLSDFEKEGLEKLKPELKASIEKGIQFANAN